A region of the Polynucleobacter sp. MWH-Braz-FAM2G genome:
CACCAAAGCCAATAGTTTGTCCTTTAGGATTGCGAATGGGAAACATGATGCGATCGCGAAATCGATCGTAGCGTTTAACAGGCTGACCACTTTCAGAAGTTTCGCCCTGAATGAGTAAACCACCCTCGATTAAGGTCTTAGCCACATCATCATTGGAGTAAGAACCAAAAACAGTTTCAAGACCTTGCCAGCCGTCAGGCGCATAGCCGAGAGCATAACGCTTAGCAATTTCACCTGTCAGCCCACGTCCTTTGAGATACTCAACCGCTCTAGCGCTACCTTTAAGTTGCGTGCGATACCAATCGGCAGCAGCATTCATCACTTCGCTTAGCGCCATGGCTTGCTGCTGACGGGCGATGTCATTTGCTGTGCGCTCTTCACGAGGCACTTCTAGACCTGCTGAACGCGCAAGATCTTCTATCGCATCTACATAACCTAGGCCTGAGTATTCCATTAAGAAACTAATGGCGGATCCATGCGCACCACATCCAAAGCAATGATAGAACTGCTTAGTTGGCGATACCGAAAACGAAGGTGACTTCTCTGAATGAAAGGGGCACAAACCTTGAAAATTTGCACCCGCTTTTTTTAACTTCACATGTTGCCCAACCACATCAACGATATCAACCCGATTTAATAGATCGGCAATAAAGGATTGTGGAATGAGTGCCATATGGCTAGCAGTATGAGACTGTTTTACTTAGCAATAAACAGAGGAGGCTTCGTATTACTTTGCCAGTGCAGCTTTAACCAAGCCCGAGACCTTACCCATGTCAGCCTTACCAGCCAACTGACCTTTGAGAACGCCAATGACTTTACCCATATCTTGTGGGCCAGTCGCTCCTGTTGAGCTAACTGCAGCAGCCACTGCAGCCTCAACTTCCGTATCAGATAATTGGGCGGGCAAATAGGTTTGCAGAATCGCCATCTCAGCCGCTTCAACAGCCACCAAATCATCACGACCCGCTTTCTCAAACTGAGAGATGGAGTCTTTACGTTGCTTAATCATTTTTTCAACAGTCGCGATCACACCTGCATCATCGACCACGATACGCTCATCAACTTCACGTTGTTTAATTGCCGCCAATAAAAGACGAATAGTTCCCAAGCGCTCAGTTTCTTTTGCGCGCATTGCGTTTTTCATATCTTCGGTAATTTGATCTTTAAGGCTCATGACTTTATTCCTGGTGTTGAATATATCTAGTGATGTTTGGTAACTCAAAAAGCAAAAACCCGCTGCGTTTCACCGTCAGCGGGTTTCAAAGCTTCTCGGTGAAGAGAGCTTCTAAATTCTATTAGTAAAGCTTCTTAGGCAACATTTGGCTGCGAATGCGCTTGTAGTGACGCTTTGCAGCAGCAGCCTTTTTACGCTTACGCTCAGCCGTTGGCTTCTCGTAGAACTCGCGCGCGCGCAAGTCTGTCAAAAGGCCATTCTTTTCAATGGTGCGCTTGAAACGGCGCAATGCCACTTCAAATGGTTCGTTTTCGCGGAGGCGGACTGTAGTCATACTGGTTTAACTCGTATATGCTCGAAAAATATCGAAAAATTAACTGAATTGCGATTCTAGCACGACCACGACAAAAAATGATTGTTTTAGGAATAGAAACTTCTTGTGATGAAACCGGGGTGGCTTTATACAACACCAAACCCTGGGAAGAGGGTAAACCTGCGTTCCAGGGCATTCTAGGACAGGGTTTGCACTCCCAGATAGCCATGCACCGGGACTATGGGGGCGTTGTGCCGGAATTAGCCTCCCGTGACCATATTCGTCGAGTTTTACCCCTTTTAGACCAATCTTTAGCCCAATCTGGACTCAAATTAGCCGACATTGATGCCGTGGCATTTACACAAGGGCCTGGGTTGGCGGGTGCCCTCCTTGTTGGGAGTGCTTTTGCGAAATCGCTCGCCCAAGGCCTAAATTTGCCTTCCATTGGGGTTCACCACCTCGAAGGGCATCTACTTTCTCCGCTTTTAGGCCAAACCGCCCCCCAATTTCCATTTATCGCCCTCCTAGTGTCTGGTGGGCATACTCAGCTCATGAAAGTCTCAGGCATTGGCCAATATGAGCTACTTGGGGAGACTTTGGATGATGCTGCGGGCGAAGCGTTTGATAAGACAGCCAAATTACTCGGACTCGACTACCCAGGTGGTGCAGCAATCTCCAAACTGGCAGAACAAGGGCGTCCAGAAATTTTTGATCTCCCAAAACCCATGTTGCATTCTGGTGATTTAGATTTCTCTTTCTCCGGCTTAAAAACCGCAGCGCTCAATCAAACCAAAAAGTTTGCCGAAAAAAATATTGCAGATGCTCATGAAATCGCACAATTTCATGCAGACCTTGCTCGAAGTTTTGTTGACTCTATAGTCGCTGTATTGGTCAGCAAATCTGAAAAAGCGCTTAAGCAAACTGGTTGCAAACACCTAGTGCTCGCAGGAGGTGTTGGCGCTAATTTGCAATTGCGCAAGGCACTCAATGACAAAGCAAAACGGAATAGTTTTGAAGTGCATTACCCACCGCTTGAGTTATGCACTGACAATGGCGTGATGATTGCATTTGCTGGCGCCCTACGAATGCTAGCTCAAAATAATGGCTCCACAACATCTGGAGCCTTTGATATCAAACCCCGCTGGGATTTACAAAGCAACAATCTAAGGTAATTGAATATCTACTGATTAGCTTATTGAGAATTTTTATCTAAGCTGATGCGAGCAAATGCACTGTGATTGTGAATCGACTCAAAATTCTCAGCCTCAACAACAAAAGAATGAATACGCTGATCCGCCTTGAGTTTGCCAGCAACGTCGCGCACTAAGTCTTCAACAAACTTGGGGTTGCTATAAGAACGCTCAGTAACCCATTTTTCGTCTGGACGCTTAAGCAAACCCCACAATTCACTAGAGGCTTCACTCTCAGCGGCAGTAATTAAATCCTCTACTGTCATTTTGGTTTCAGCATCCAAGACCACCGACATAGTCACATGGGAGCGCTGATTATGTGCGCCAAAATCTGAAATTTCTTTTGAGCATGGACATAAACTCATGACGGGAACTTGCGCACGTAAACCCAACTTGATGTCGGCGCTACCAGAAGTATTTTGCTTTGCAGTAGCCATCCAGGTCACTTCATAATCCATCAAACTTTCTACGCCGGATACAGGCGCAGCTTTTTTAACAAAGTGTGTATATGTAAATTGCACATGCCCTTCTGTGGCATCAAGCAATGGCAACATCTCACGCACCATAGCTACTACTGAAGTGCTATCAACCGCAACATCTTGCTTCTGCAATAAAGACATGAAGCGCGACATGTGAGTACCTTTCACATGCGCAGGTAGAGCAACATCCATCTCAAACAGACCTACTGAAGGAAAGTTGCCAGTCTTGCTACGAATCAAGAGGGGATGCCGTACGCCACGAATACCTACCTGCTCAATTGGCAATGCGCGCTCATCCAAAGTGGATTGCACATCTGGCATGGCGCTTGCTTTTAAAAAGGCGGGATTCATATCATTCATGGCTCTATTTTCAGGCAAAACAAGCTTATTTGCCTGCTAGCACCGAATTTGTGGCATTTACGGCCGGAAAACGCTGTTTTATGGACATAGCAATACCCTCTACATCCAAGCCACACTTAGTCATTAACAAGTTGTAGTCGCCGTGCTCAATGAACTGATCAGGAAGACCTAACTGCAAGAGGGGTTTGTTAATGCCAAGCTTAGAAAGGGCCTCCAAACAAGCACTACCAGCGCCACCAGCAATAGCACCATCCTCAATGGTCACAAAATAATCATGATCTGCCGATAAAGATTGAATTAAATCAATATCGAGTGGCTTAACAAAACGCATATTCGCGACGGTGGCGTCAATCATTTCAGCGACTTCAAGTGCTGGGTAGAGCAAAGTGCCAAAAGAAAGAATTGCTAAACGCTGTCCTACTGGAGCGCTAGATTTGCGACGAATCTCACCTTTACCCAAGGGAACAGTTCTCAGCTCTTTAGATGGAATAGTTCCTATACCTGAGCCGCGAGGATAGCGAACTGCACTTGGATGCGGTTGATGAAAGGCTGTAGTTAACAAATCACGGCACTCTGCTTCATCTGCTGGCGTTAAGACCAACATATTGGGAATGCAGCGTAAGAATGGAATGTCATATGCGCCGGCATGAGTAGCGCCGTCAGCAC
Encoded here:
- the tsaD gene encoding tRNA (adenosine(37)-N6)-threonylcarbamoyltransferase complex transferase subunit TsaD; amino-acid sequence: MIVLGIETSCDETGVALYNTKPWEEGKPAFQGILGQGLHSQIAMHRDYGGVVPELASRDHIRRVLPLLDQSLAQSGLKLADIDAVAFTQGPGLAGALLVGSAFAKSLAQGLNLPSIGVHHLEGHLLSPLLGQTAPQFPFIALLVSGGHTQLMKVSGIGQYELLGETLDDAAGEAFDKTAKLLGLDYPGGAAISKLAEQGRPEIFDLPKPMLHSGDLDFSFSGLKTAALNQTKKFAEKNIADAHEIAQFHADLARSFVDSIVAVLVSKSEKALKQTGCKHLVLAGGVGANLQLRKALNDKAKRNSFEVHYPPLELCTDNGVMIAFAGALRMLAQNNGSTTSGAFDIKPRWDLQSNNLR
- the rpsU gene encoding 30S ribosomal protein S21; this translates as MTTVRLRENEPFEVALRRFKRTIEKNGLLTDLRAREFYEKPTAERKRKKAAAAKRHYKRIRSQMLPKKLY
- a CDS encoding GatB/YqeY domain-containing protein, which gives rise to MSLKDQITEDMKNAMRAKETERLGTIRLLLAAIKQREVDERIVVDDAGVIATVEKMIKQRKDSISQFEKAGRDDLVAVEAAEMAILQTYLPAQLSDTEVEAAVAAAVSSTGATGPQDMGKVIGVLKGQLAGKADMGKVSGLVKAALAK
- the folE2 gene encoding GTP cyclohydrolase FolE2; this encodes MNDMNPAFLKASAMPDVQSTLDERALPIEQVGIRGVRHPLLIRSKTGNFPSVGLFEMDVALPAHVKGTHMSRFMSLLQKQDVAVDSTSVVAMVREMLPLLDATEGHVQFTYTHFVKKAAPVSGVESLMDYEVTWMATAKQNTSGSADIKLGLRAQVPVMSLCPCSKEISDFGAHNQRSHVTMSVVLDAETKMTVEDLITAAESEASSELWGLLKRPDEKWVTERSYSNPKFVEDLVRDVAGKLKADQRIHSFVVEAENFESIHNHSAFARISLDKNSQ